The uncultured Desulfuromonas sp. genome has a segment encoding these proteins:
- a CDS encoding tRNA (cytidine(34)-2'-O)-methyltransferase yields MIDPPFHIVLVEPEIPPNTGNIARLCAGTQTHLHLVGTLGFSLDDRYLKRAGLDYWPHVPLHRWDSLEQLEQAHPDGRWWYTSKTARRVHSQATFQPGDFIVFGKETKGLPKDLLARYPERCLRIPMSCDAVRSLNLSTSAGIVLYEALRQVGALENASG; encoded by the coding sequence ATGATTGATCCGCCTTTTCATATTGTCCTCGTCGAACCGGAGATCCCACCCAACACCGGCAATATTGCCCGGCTGTGCGCCGGCACCCAGACGCATCTGCATCTGGTCGGCACGTTGGGCTTTTCTCTGGATGATCGCTACCTGAAACGCGCCGGTCTTGATTATTGGCCCCATGTCCCCTTGCACCGCTGGGACAGCCTGGAGCAACTGGAACAGGCTCACCCCGATGGTCGCTGGTGGTACACATCGAAAACCGCCCGTCGCGTCCACAGCCAGGCGACTTTTCAGCCGGGAGATTTCATCGTGTTCGGCAAGGAGACCAAGGGCTTGCCCAAAGATCTGCTCGCGCGTTATCCGGAACGCTGTCTGCGCATTCCCATGAGTTGTGATGCGGTGCGCAGCCTCAACCTGTCTACCTCGGCGGGTATTGTTCTCTACGAGGCCCTGCGCCAGGTTGGCGCCCTGGAGAACGCTTCGGGTTAA
- the amrB gene encoding AmmeMemoRadiSam system protein B, with product MIRQPAVSGQFYTDDPYELRQQVELFLATDQPAKPAYGVMMPHAGYVYSGAIAGETLAGVEVPDTVLLLGPNHRGVGHPCALYSQGGWKTPLGEVPIAETLAQRLLDDVPHLTQEMQAHRGEHSLEVLLPFLQVKNPALSIIPLMLGSLSFPILQQLGEGIGAVLKEDGGRVLIVASSDMTHYEPSIVARKKDQLALDALLHLDAADLYHQVKSEHITMCGVCAAVLMILIARALGARHARLIRYGDSGDVNGDHSAVVGYAGVVID from the coding sequence ATGATTCGCCAACCCGCTGTTTCCGGCCAATTTTATACCGATGATCCCTATGAATTAAGACAGCAGGTCGAGTTGTTCCTGGCAACGGATCAACCTGCAAAACCCGCTTATGGCGTGATGATGCCCCATGCCGGTTATGTGTATTCCGGTGCCATTGCCGGGGAAACCCTGGCTGGTGTTGAGGTGCCGGATACGGTTCTGCTGTTGGGGCCGAATCATCGGGGTGTCGGCCATCCCTGTGCGCTTTATTCACAAGGCGGCTGGAAAACACCTTTGGGCGAGGTGCCGATCGCGGAAACTCTGGCCCAGCGTCTGCTTGATGACGTGCCGCATTTGACGCAGGAGATGCAGGCTCATCGCGGCGAACACTCCTTAGAGGTGCTGTTGCCTTTTTTACAGGTGAAAAATCCTGCTCTGTCGATTATCCCTCTGATGCTTGGATCGCTGTCATTTCCGATTCTTCAGCAGCTCGGTGAAGGGATCGGCGCGGTTCTCAAGGAGGATGGGGGGAGGGTGCTGATCGTTGCCAGCTCCGATATGACCCATTATGAACCTTCCATTGTGGCGCGAAAAAAAGACCAGCTGGCGCTTGACGCCCTGTTGCACCTGGATGCTGCCGATTTGTACCACCAGGTCAAAAGCGAACACATTACCATGTGCGGGGTGTGTGCTGCGGTGTTGATGATTTTAATTGCCCGAGCCTTGGGCGCTCGCCATGCCCGTCTGATCCGTTACGGGGATTCCGGCGATGTGAATGGCGATCATTCCGCCGTGGTGGGTTATGCCGGTGTCGTTATTGATTGA
- the ltrA gene encoding group II intron reverse transcriptase/maturase: MAKIYYSLYDRLLHEQRLLRAYAKIRSNKGKAGIDGQSVEDFADHLPEEIAALVGELKDKSYRPKPVRRVEIPKPDGGVRRLGIPTVRDRVVQQALLDILQPIFDPDFHPSSYGYRPGRSAHQAIAKASLFIRRYQRRWVVDMDLSKCFDTLDHDQIIQSIRRRVTDGSILGLIRLFLQSGNMTQDGWQASEQGSPQGGVISPLIANVYLDAFDQHMKNRGHRIVRYADDILILCGSRSGAENAFNVARNYLEETLHLRVNERKSRIVHSSEGVPYLGVIITSRYTRIQSEKVRQFKAKVKRITRRNTPVNLAKVIHDLNPVLRGFTNYFRVANCREQFRKLSRWIRRRLRAKQLTLWKKPQRLHRRLRQLGYQGEFKAIKMNSWRNAASNLANYAMPNIWFAKQGLFDLSRVETGYLPQSY, translated from the coding sequence ATGGCGAAAATTTACTACAGTCTCTACGACCGGCTGTTACACGAACAGAGACTACTTCGGGCATACGCGAAAATCAGGTCCAACAAAGGCAAGGCCGGAATCGACGGCCAGAGCGTAGAGGACTTTGCCGACCACCTGCCGGAAGAAATCGCCGCCCTTGTGGGCGAACTCAAGGACAAGAGCTATCGACCAAAGCCAGTGAGGCGGGTAGAAATCCCCAAGCCTGACGGCGGCGTCCGCCGGCTCGGAATCCCGACGGTTCGTGACCGTGTCGTCCAGCAGGCACTGCTGGACATCTTGCAGCCGATCTTTGATCCTGACTTTCATCCGTCCAGCTACGGTTATCGTCCGGGCCGCAGTGCCCATCAGGCGATCGCCAAAGCCAGCCTGTTTATCAGGCGCTACCAACGGCGCTGGGTGGTGGACATGGACCTGTCGAAATGCTTCGACACCCTAGACCATGACCAGATCATCCAGAGCATTCGTCGCCGGGTGACCGATGGAAGCATACTGGGATTAATTCGGCTGTTTCTGCAAAGCGGGAACATGACGCAAGACGGCTGGCAAGCAAGCGAACAAGGGAGCCCCCAAGGCGGGGTGATCAGTCCGCTAATCGCCAACGTCTACCTCGACGCCTTCGACCAGCACATGAAAAACCGAGGGCATCGAATCGTCCGCTACGCGGACGATATCCTGATCCTGTGTGGATCAAGAAGCGGGGCGGAAAACGCCTTCAACGTGGCAAGAAACTATCTGGAAGAAACCCTTCACCTGAGGGTCAACGAACGCAAGAGCCGGATTGTTCACAGCAGCGAAGGCGTACCCTATCTCGGAGTCATCATCACGAGCCGGTACACACGCATACAGAGCGAGAAGGTTCGACAGTTCAAAGCCAAGGTGAAGCGGATCACCCGGCGCAATACACCAGTCAATCTGGCCAAGGTCATCCACGACCTGAACCCGGTACTGCGTGGATTCACCAACTACTTCCGGGTAGCCAACTGCCGCGAGCAGTTCAGAAAACTGTCCCGGTGGATTCGCCGACGCCTGCGAGCCAAGCAGCTGACACTGTGGAAAAAGCCGCAACGGCTCCACCGCAGACTCCGGCAGCTAGGCTATCAGGGCGAGTTCAAGGCCATCAAAATGAACTCATGGCGCAATGCCGCCAGCAACCTGGCCAACTATGCAATGCCGAACATCTGGTTTGCAAAGCAGGGACTTTTTGATCTAAGCAGAGTAGAGACGGGCTATCTGCCTCAGAGCTATTAG
- a CDS encoding nucleoside deaminase: MMSDQCCSPILNLCLPPWIQHEEALLTQPLLSVEQRMDWVLTLGDKNIHCQHPSQGGPFAAAVFDADDHRLVAAGVNLVLPAGCSVLHAEIVALIQAQQRLGCHRLDLIEGRRFELVSSTEPCAMCLGAIPWAGIHRLVCGARDEDARAIGFDEGDKPEDWQKKLADRSIAVETGVCREAAVALLQGYRDAYGRLY; this comes from the coding sequence ATGATGTCTGATCAATGCTGTTCCCCCATTCTGAATTTGTGTCTGCCACCCTGGATACAACATGAGGAAGCTCTGCTGACTCAACCACTGCTTTCAGTCGAACAACGCATGGATTGGGTGTTGACTCTCGGCGACAAAAATATCCATTGTCAGCACCCGAGTCAGGGCGGTCCCTTTGCCGCGGCTGTGTTTGATGCCGACGACCACCGCCTGGTGGCGGCCGGAGTTAATCTGGTGTTGCCGGCGGGATGTTCCGTGTTGCATGCTGAAATTGTCGCCCTGATTCAGGCCCAGCAACGTTTGGGGTGCCATCGCCTCGATCTGATTGAAGGACGGCGTTTCGAGTTGGTGAGCTCCACGGAACCCTGTGCCATGTGCCTGGGAGCTATCCCGTGGGCGGGAATTCATCGGCTGGTGTGTGGCGCTCGCGATGAAGACGCACGCGCCATCGGTTTTGATGAAGGGGATAAGCCTGAGGATTGGCAAAAGAAATTGGCTGATCGCTCTATTGCGGTTGAGACCGGAGTGTGTCGGGAGGCCGCAGTTGCTCTTCTGCAAGGCTATCGTGATGCGTATGGCCGGCTGTATTGA
- a CDS encoding lysophospholipid acyltransferase family protein: MNKETLQNYLEAAPFFLFVAIARLLPRLWALKLGRQLGRVSRFFQPQRVATARDNLRRAYPDKDSAWIETMIRKVFEHLGISSMEMLRLNHFTTRRDVEAHFTFEGMEHLQALKEQQQGAFLLTGHVGFWEAGTFFMPILGYPVDFVAKKIRNPFVDRFIQKQREGAGGRCLDSKKGARRIIRALADQRMVCLLLDQHISKKQAVVVNFFDRPAYATPIIPQIALKNQTPIVPVFVYRQEDYNYRVVVHPPLVFDGPAGKEAIQACTQKLTDVVEEAIRLQPDQWFWVHRRWRKSAERQTS; this comes from the coding sequence ATGAATAAAGAAACCTTACAGAATTACCTTGAAGCAGCGCCGTTTTTCTTATTTGTCGCCATCGCCCGCCTGTTGCCCCGCCTGTGGGCGCTAAAACTGGGACGACAGCTGGGCCGCGTCAGCCGTTTTTTTCAACCGCAACGTGTGGCCACGGCCCGAGACAATTTGCGCCGGGCGTATCCCGATAAAGACAGCGCCTGGATCGAGACCATGATCCGCAAGGTGTTTGAACACCTTGGTATCAGCAGTATGGAGATGCTGCGTCTCAACCACTTTACCACCCGCCGTGATGTCGAAGCCCATTTTACCTTTGAAGGGATGGAACATCTCCAGGCGCTCAAGGAGCAACAGCAGGGCGCGTTTCTGCTCACCGGCCATGTCGGCTTTTGGGAGGCAGGCACCTTTTTCATGCCGATTCTCGGCTATCCGGTCGACTTTGTCGCCAAAAAAATCCGCAACCCGTTTGTCGATCGTTTCATTCAAAAGCAGCGTGAAGGTGCCGGTGGCCGCTGTCTCGACAGCAAAAAAGGCGCCCGCCGCATTATCCGCGCACTGGCCGACCAACGGATGGTGTGTCTGCTGCTTGATCAGCATATCTCGAAAAAACAGGCGGTGGTGGTTAATTTCTTTGATCGACCAGCCTATGCGACACCGATCATTCCACAGATTGCCCTGAAAAACCAGACGCCCATCGTTCCGGTGTTTGTCTATCGTCAGGAGGATTACAATTATCGGGTTGTGGTGCATCCGCCGTTGGTGTTTGACGGACCCGCCGGCAAGGAAGCGATTCAGGCCTGTACCCAGAAACTCACCGATGTGGTTGAAGAAGCCATCCGTCTGCAGCCGGACCAGTGGTTCTGGGTGCATCGACGCTGGCGTAAATCTGCGGAACGGCAGACGTCATGA
- the murJ gene encoding murein biosynthesis integral membrane protein MurJ, with translation MSERRKITLAAGILSLATLISRFAGLARDMVIATLFGAGFGSDAFFMAFTIPNLLRRFFAEGSLTAAFVPTFSQVREQQGEQAAQRVMVLCWSLLATVMVVVTMLGIVLAPGLVQMIAHGFGEIAGKLELTVDLTRIMFPYIFFVSLLALLTGVLNVYGHYFVPAISPLVLNLAMIGSALLFHHRFVMPVEALAWGVIVGGVLQLTMTLPVLRRYDLRLGWHWNWRDSTVRRIALLMVPGIAGVAIYQINVVVTRLLSSFLEQGSVSYLYYGQRLFEFPQGIFIVSLAQAVLPTMSRQAAAGEVDEVKHSLRYALSLIVLVTLPAGVGLIVCAEPIFSQLFMQGAFGFADVQQTALALAAYAPGLVFVGISRVIVPTFYALQDTRTPVWISFWTLLANVAFGLLLMGPFQHVGLAAALTLSSVVNSVILLVMLQRKIGRLGLKSLWLTTVKALLACSVMALVVERILLLGEWSTGLTLANATLLGAGVAAGVASYLLVGRLVKIAELKELQAMVQRKLRRG, from the coding sequence ATGTCAGAACGAAGGAAAATCACACTGGCTGCCGGAATTCTCAGTCTGGCGACCCTGATCAGCCGTTTTGCCGGATTGGCGCGGGATATGGTGATCGCTACGCTGTTTGGTGCCGGGTTTGGCAGTGATGCCTTTTTTATGGCGTTCACCATACCGAATCTGTTGCGGCGTTTTTTCGCCGAAGGGTCACTGACTGCGGCTTTTGTGCCGACCTTCAGTCAGGTGCGTGAGCAACAGGGAGAGCAAGCCGCGCAGCGGGTGATGGTGCTGTGCTGGTCTTTGTTGGCCACGGTTATGGTTGTGGTGACCATGCTCGGCATTGTTCTGGCACCGGGGTTGGTGCAGATGATCGCCCACGGTTTCGGGGAGATTGCCGGAAAGCTGGAATTGACCGTTGATCTGACCCGCATCATGTTCCCCTACATTTTCTTTGTCAGCCTGCTGGCGTTGTTGACCGGTGTGCTGAATGTTTATGGCCACTACTTTGTTCCGGCCATCTCTCCGCTGGTGCTCAATCTGGCGATGATCGGCAGCGCTCTGTTGTTTCATCACCGGTTTGTCATGCCTGTCGAAGCACTGGCCTGGGGGGTCATAGTCGGGGGCGTGTTGCAGTTGACCATGACGCTGCCGGTGTTGAGGCGTTACGATCTTCGCCTCGGCTGGCACTGGAACTGGCGCGATTCAACAGTACGGCGCATCGCTTTATTGATGGTGCCGGGCATTGCCGGAGTGGCCATTTATCAGATCAACGTGGTTGTCACGCGCCTGTTGTCCTCGTTTTTGGAGCAGGGCAGTGTGTCCTATCTGTATTACGGCCAGCGTCTGTTTGAATTTCCGCAGGGGATCTTCATCGTTTCTCTGGCTCAAGCCGTGCTGCCGACCATGAGTCGTCAGGCCGCGGCAGGCGAGGTGGATGAGGTCAAGCACTCTCTGCGTTACGCCTTGAGCCTGATCGTCCTGGTGACGTTGCCCGCAGGAGTCGGGCTGATCGTCTGTGCGGAGCCGATTTTCAGTCAGTTGTTTATGCAGGGAGCGTTTGGATTTGCCGATGTGCAGCAGACCGCTCTGGCTTTGGCGGCGTATGCGCCGGGTCTGGTGTTTGTCGGTATCAGTCGGGTGATCGTGCCGACCTTTTATGCCCTTCAGGACACGCGGACGCCGGTGTGGATCTCCTTCTGGACGTTGCTGGCCAATGTGGCGTTCGGCCTGCTGCTTATGGGGCCGTTTCAGCATGTCGGGCTGGCGGCGGCTTTGACGCTGTCCTCGGTGGTCAACAGTGTGATCCTGCTGGTGATGTTGCAGCGCAAGATCGGCAGACTCGGTTTGAAATCTCTGTGGCTGACAACCGTTAAAGCTCTGCTGGCCTGTAGTGTTATGGCGCTGGTGGTGGAGCGGATTCTGCTGCTGGGCGAGTGGTCAACAGGCCTGACCCTGGCCAACGCGACACTTCTTGGCGCTGGCGTGGCGGCCGGTGTGGCGAGTTATCTGCTGGTGGGCCGTCTGGTGAAGATTGCCGAACTTAAGGAGTTGCAGGCCATGGTGCAGCGCAAGCTGCGGCGGGGTTAA
- a CDS encoding MTH1187 family thiamine-binding protein: MAVVQISCTPLGEGSGGLSKFVAGCLQLVKESGLKYQLTPMGTILEGELDEIFALVRKMHESPFNAGAHRVSTLIKIDDRRDREHTMERKMRSVEEQLAE; encoded by the coding sequence ATGGCAGTTGTTCAAATCAGTTGTACCCCGCTCGGTGAAGGCAGCGGTGGCTTATCCAAATTTGTGGCTGGTTGTCTGCAACTGGTCAAAGAGTCCGGCTTGAAATATCAGTTGACCCCGATGGGCACCATTCTCGAAGGGGAGCTGGATGAGATTTTTGCACTGGTGCGCAAAATGCACGAATCGCCCTTTAATGCCGGTGCGCATCGCGTGTCCACGTTGATTAAGATTGATGACCGGCGTGACCGCGAACATACCATGGAACGCAAGATGCGTTCTGTAGAAGAGCAGCTGGCTGAGTAA
- a CDS encoding NFACT family protein, protein MDYFFLDALIRQLQAQLHGALINKIYQPQADTLVFKLWNGRHEVRLLMRLGPAAGEMYLTDQSDRNPLRPPRFCQLLRSRLHRLESIQLDATDRIVRVGFNGKEGSAYTLVATFFGRDANLRLLDENEQLVDALHRQHPQPVKHPLPAKKTIALAELPRWLHEHGEPESVQMFLLERVVPMSRAVASFLARGGEKGALSQCVDDFVTAWQQGQLKPRCQGKRLTMWLTGDDDAVADLSRYAREHGSGKGPDDLGKVVKKALKRLHKRLASIDAQWQECEQADLFRQQADLLSAQRHLLKRGMTEVEVTDYYQEPPVLCRLSLDCAKTPQENIDQYYKRYSKAKRGLDHCLRRHEQTEQEMTWLDEIAEQLESDSAGDQEVIRQELIEAGIYRPQNFLNRETRRTSPADLVRKTVSPAGWPVLWGRNNKTNDYLSKHMLKGDDLWFHAHLMPGSHVVLKCDGADVAEEDVLFAAAIAARFCRGKNNAKVEVMVAHGKHVKRVKNAPPGLVTVQEFRTVMAVPAAELKEG, encoded by the coding sequence ATGGATTACTTTTTTCTCGATGCCCTCATCCGACAGTTGCAAGCGCAATTGCACGGCGCACTCATCAACAAAATTTACCAGCCTCAGGCCGATACCCTGGTGTTCAAACTTTGGAATGGTCGTCATGAAGTGCGTTTGCTGATGCGTCTCGGCCCAGCAGCCGGCGAAATGTATCTGACCGATCAGAGTGATCGCAATCCGCTGCGTCCACCACGCTTTTGCCAATTGCTGCGATCACGCCTGCACCGTCTTGAATCCATTCAACTGGATGCAACGGATCGGATCGTCCGCGTGGGTTTTAACGGTAAAGAGGGCAGCGCTTACACACTGGTGGCAACATTTTTTGGTCGTGATGCCAATCTACGTTTGCTGGATGAAAATGAACAGCTTGTTGACGCTCTTCATCGCCAGCACCCTCAGCCGGTAAAACACCCTTTGCCGGCAAAGAAGACGATTGCCCTGGCGGAGCTTCCTCGCTGGTTACATGAACATGGTGAGCCCGAATCCGTGCAAATGTTTTTGCTTGAGCGTGTCGTGCCAATGAGTCGTGCCGTGGCCTCTTTTCTGGCTCGAGGCGGAGAAAAGGGCGCTCTGAGTCAGTGTGTTGATGATTTTGTCACGGCATGGCAGCAGGGACAACTTAAGCCCCGTTGCCAGGGCAAGCGGTTGACGATGTGGTTGACCGGCGACGATGATGCCGTCGCGGACCTGAGTCGTTATGCCCGTGAACATGGCTCGGGAAAAGGACCGGATGATCTGGGCAAAGTGGTCAAAAAAGCCCTCAAACGTCTTCATAAACGTTTAGCGAGCATTGATGCGCAATGGCAGGAATGTGAACAGGCGGACCTGTTTCGTCAGCAGGCGGATCTGCTTTCTGCCCAACGTCATCTGCTCAAACGGGGCATGACGGAGGTTGAGGTGACGGATTACTATCAGGAGCCACCTGTGCTCTGTCGGTTATCCCTGGATTGTGCAAAGACACCCCAGGAAAATATCGATCAGTATTACAAACGCTATAGTAAAGCCAAGCGCGGGCTCGACCACTGCCTGCGTCGTCATGAACAGACGGAGCAGGAGATGACCTGGCTTGACGAAATTGCCGAACAACTGGAGAGCGACTCTGCCGGCGACCAGGAAGTCATTCGTCAGGAACTGATCGAAGCCGGGATCTATCGACCACAAAATTTTTTGAATCGTGAGACACGGCGAACGTCACCAGCGGATCTGGTGCGTAAAACCGTTTCACCTGCCGGTTGGCCGGTGCTGTGGGGACGCAATAACAAGACCAACGACTATTTAAGCAAACACATGCTCAAAGGCGACGACCTGTGGTTTCATGCCCACCTGATGCCGGGCAGCCATGTCGTCCTCAAGTGTGACGGCGCTGATGTTGCCGAGGAAGATGTGTTGTTTGCCGCTGCCATTGCCGCGCGCTTTTGTCGCGGCAAAAACAACGCGAAAGTCGAAGTGATGGTGGCTCATGGTAAACATGTTAAACGGGTGAAAAATGCTCCTCCCGGGCTGGTGACGGTCCAAGAATTTCGTACGGTGATGGCGGTTCCGGCCGCTGAGCTGAAAGAAGGATAA
- a CDS encoding sulfite exporter TauE/SafE family protein, whose protein sequence is MTFWAPQVLAGFAVLGICAGCLSGLLGIGGGVVLVPLFLWCFHLVGVHPDVLVHCAFATSLAIIIPTSISNTLGHHSRGHVDFHQVVFLAVGSALGALVGAWGASMLSGPILKILFGVMQLAVAAKLVFGGMAPAEKPLVDRSTALLTVGGISGAFSAFFGIGGGVIAVPLMVLFLNFPIHLAVGNSSALIVVSSLTGTLAYIYNGWQIPHLPHGAVGFVVIPVMLLVLPFSLVGSRIGVRLAGAFSHARLVKVFAVLLVVVAIRIMSTAI, encoded by the coding sequence ATGACATTCTGGGCTCCACAGGTTCTCGCCGGCTTCGCTGTCCTCGGTATCTGTGCCGGATGTCTGTCCGGACTTCTCGGCATCGGCGGCGGTGTCGTCCTGGTGCCGCTGTTTCTGTGGTGCTTCCACCTTGTCGGTGTCCACCCCGACGTGCTGGTCCATTGTGCTTTCGCCACCAGTCTGGCCATCATTATTCCCACCTCCATCAGCAATACCCTGGGACATCATTCCCGAGGCCATGTCGATTTTCACCAGGTGGTGTTTCTTGCTGTGGGATCCGCTCTGGGGGCACTGGTCGGAGCTTGGGGCGCTTCCATGCTCAGCGGACCGATTCTCAAGATCCTGTTTGGGGTGATGCAGTTGGCCGTAGCGGCAAAGCTGGTGTTCGGCGGCATGGCCCCGGCAGAAAAACCATTGGTTGATCGCTCGACGGCATTGCTGACTGTCGGCGGCATCAGCGGGGCGTTTTCAGCCTTTTTCGGCATCGGTGGCGGTGTGATTGCCGTACCGTTGATGGTGTTGTTTCTGAATTTTCCCATCCATCTGGCGGTGGGTAATTCCAGTGCTCTGATTGTTGTCTCCTCTTTGACGGGAACCCTGGCCTATATCTATAATGGCTGGCAGATCCCTCATCTCCCTCATGGCGCGGTGGGCTTTGTTGTGATCCCGGTCATGCTCCTGGTGCTGCCGTTTTCCCTGGTTGGTTCGCGCATTGGTGTGCGGCTTGCCGGTGCCTTTTCCCATGCTAGACTGGTTAAGGTATTTGCTGTGCTGTTGGTTGTTGTCGCTATTCGTATCATGTCAACGGCCATTTAA